Proteins from a single region of Aureibacter tunicatorum:
- the manA gene encoding mannose-6-phosphate isomerase, class I — MKNLAKIEGKIQHYAWGGESYIGQLLGVDVKGQPTAEYWLGAHDNAPSMVGGEVPLNKLIAEDPNSFLGEKVANQFANKLPYLFKVLDVKDMLSIQVHPTKEEAVKGFARENEEGISLSASNRNYKDDNHKPEIMVALSEFWLLHGFKSEEEVVETLKSVPEFNELLTYFEGNDYKKLYQHIMELPQSEVDRILSPLMLRIYPNYKQGKVEKSSPDYWASKAVSGQTDLNEGLDRGIFSIYLFNIVKAEKGDAIFQDAGVPHAYMEGQNMELMANSDNVLRGGLTPKHIDVSELLKHTKFERTIPNIIAGEKVRAHELAFKSPAADFELSVIKLSNGEEYKNKDAHSTDIVFVLEGDVKASSVSDEIELGKGEAFVVKSDQQYTIQASQDSILYKATVPQN, encoded by the coding sequence ATGAAGAATTTAGCGAAAATAGAAGGAAAGATCCAGCATTATGCTTGGGGAGGGGAAAGTTATATTGGCCAGTTATTAGGCGTGGATGTCAAAGGGCAGCCAACGGCTGAGTATTGGTTGGGAGCTCATGACAATGCGCCTTCTATGGTTGGTGGCGAAGTGCCGTTGAATAAGCTCATTGCCGAGGATCCGAATTCATTCTTGGGAGAGAAAGTAGCGAATCAGTTTGCGAATAAATTGCCTTACTTGTTCAAGGTTCTTGATGTTAAGGATATGTTGTCCATTCAAGTTCACCCTACCAAGGAAGAGGCTGTCAAAGGCTTCGCTAGAGAAAATGAAGAAGGCATTTCGTTAAGCGCTTCAAACCGCAACTATAAGGATGACAATCATAAGCCAGAGATTATGGTGGCTTTAAGCGAATTCTGGTTGTTGCATGGATTCAAGTCAGAGGAAGAAGTTGTTGAAACATTGAAATCTGTGCCTGAGTTCAATGAATTGCTTACTTATTTTGAAGGAAATGATTACAAGAAGCTTTACCAACACATTATGGAACTTCCTCAATCCGAAGTAGATAGGATTTTATCTCCTTTGATGTTGAGAATTTATCCAAATTACAAGCAAGGCAAAGTAGAAAAGTCATCGCCTGATTACTGGGCATCGAAAGCGGTTTCTGGACAAACAGATTTGAACGAAGGTTTGGATAGAGGAATCTTTTCAATTTATTTGTTCAATATTGTTAAGGCAGAAAAAGGAGATGCTATTTTCCAAGATGCTGGTGTTCCTCATGCGTATATGGAAGGCCAAAATATGGAATTGATGGCGAATTCCGATAATGTGTTGAGAGGAGGATTGACCCCTAAGCATATTGATGTGTCGGAGTTGCTTAAGCATACTAAATTCGAGAGAACTATTCCAAATATCATTGCAGGAGAAAAAGTAAGAGCTCATGAATTGGCTTTCAAATCGCCAGCAGCTGATTTTGAGTTGAGCGTTATCAAGCTTAGCAATGGAGAGGAGTATAAGAATAAAGATGCCCATTCTACTGATATTGTATTTGTGCTTGAAGGAGATGTGAAAGCGTCGAGCGTGTCGGATGAAATTGAATTAGGCAAAGGAGAAGCATTTGTTGTGAAGTCTGATCAACAATACACTATTCAAGCGTCTCAAGATTCTATTTTATACAAAGCGACTGTTCCTCAAAATTAA
- a CDS encoding PNGase F N-terminal domain-containing protein, with product MKRVLYAFIAGLIFYSCSNHKELPANGDQVIKVFDHENIHFEPNKYAVPSKPNAKGVMHLDNGRVIMKKIRIDEEYERSVNITAKVTVTSNGDAWDKSGSAFIIPAESEINLLDILNKNQQFPEPTNLEEKFYGIKQEAGYKPNLEIMRFMTPFGVGYYSDSMENRRPVYVPHWEKEVVWTQDISDFADRLTAGEYYVGAWIDTWTKEGYNLSMDINIEESELACDKRTQKWVEPVLNTVVYTGPQKAYDAFSRGDLSFEIDIPKHVKNVQLKYLVTGHGGHSGGDEFVKNQNIVSLDGQTILDFYPWRDDCASFRRFNPHSGVWTEKAEWKGKEIDERIASSDYSRSNWCPGSVVDPEVIDLSSVTAGKHVITISIPNAQPTKKNEMNHWLVSAYLVGENIK from the coding sequence ATGAAGAGAGTTTTATATGCATTTATCGCAGGCTTAATTTTTTATAGTTGCTCCAACCATAAGGAGTTGCCTGCCAACGGGGATCAAGTGATTAAAGTCTTTGATCATGAGAATATTCATTTCGAGCCGAATAAATATGCGGTTCCATCGAAGCCGAATGCTAAAGGTGTTATGCATTTGGATAATGGACGGGTGATCATGAAAAAGATAAGAATAGATGAGGAATATGAACGATCGGTAAATATCACAGCAAAGGTTACCGTGACTTCCAATGGCGATGCTTGGGATAAATCTGGTTCGGCGTTTATTATTCCTGCGGAATCAGAGATCAATCTTTTAGATATTTTAAATAAGAACCAACAATTTCCGGAGCCTACAAATCTTGAAGAGAAGTTTTATGGAATCAAACAAGAAGCTGGCTATAAGCCGAATTTGGAGATCATGCGATTTATGACTCCTTTTGGCGTGGGGTATTATAGTGATTCTATGGAAAATAGAAGACCTGTTTATGTGCCTCACTGGGAAAAGGAGGTCGTTTGGACTCAAGATATTTCCGACTTTGCGGATAGATTGACAGCTGGAGAGTATTATGTCGGTGCTTGGATAGATACATGGACAAAGGAGGGATATAACCTGAGTATGGATATCAATATCGAAGAAAGCGAGCTTGCTTGCGACAAGCGAACTCAAAAGTGGGTAGAGCCTGTTTTGAATACTGTCGTTTACACAGGGCCTCAAAAAGCTTATGATGCCTTTTCTCGTGGAGATCTGTCATTTGAGATTGATATTCCTAAACATGTGAAAAATGTTCAATTGAAGTACCTTGTCACAGGTCATGGAGGTCATAGCGGAGGAGACGAGTTTGTGAAGAATCAAAATATAGTGTCTCTTGATGGCCAGACAATTTTGGATTTTTATCCATGGAGGGATGATTGCGCTTCGTTTAGAAGATTCAATCCTCATTCAGGCGTGTGGACGGAAAAGGCTGAGTGGAAAGGCAAGGAAATTGACGAGCGAATTGCCTCATCGGATTATTCTCGCTCCAATTGGTGTCCCGGATCTGTAGTTGATCCTGAGGTTATTGATCTTTCAAGCGTAACAGCAGGAAAGCACGTAATAACGATAAGTATTCCAAATGCCCAACCAACGAAGAAAAATGAAATGAATCATTGGCTGGTCTCAGCTTATTTGGTGGGTGAAAATATTAAATAA